The DNA segment TCTCTCATTTTCCGATTTAAGCATTGCTAACTTTTCTTGACGAAGTCCTAAGTCTTTTTTTAAGTTATGTGTCTGTGATTTAGCCGTTTCGTAACGGTCAATGCCTTGTTCTGGAAAATGTATTGGAGCAATATTTAAATTACCTTCCAACGTTTTCCATTCTTGCGTTTGTTCATGTAATGCTAATTCTTTTTGTTTTGATTCATGCATTTTTGATAATTGAGATAAGTTTTGTTTGAGATGATTCAATCTGCGCTCTGCTTTATCTTTATCATCAGTTAAACGTTTATAAGTTGTTAACTTTGCTTCTTCATTACGAATTTGGGACTCCAAATCTTTAAGTTGCTCGATTTGTTGATTGATAACTGGATGGCGACCATTTTTCTTATATAATGTTTCTTTCTTTTCGTTCAACAACTCTCTCATGCTAGTAAATTCTGTAGAACCTAAAGCACCGGCTTGGAGTAAATAGTTTTGTAATTGGGTTTCATCTAGTCGTTTGTGAATGTCTTGCAAACCTAACACATCAAATGAAAAGATTCCCTGATATGTACGTTTTGAAATGTAATTGAGCTCTTTTTTCAACCATGTTTCATCTTTAATCACACCGTTTGGAAGGTAAACTTTTACATCACCAGCTGCACTGCCTTTAATGCGTTCAACTTCTACAAGAGAACCATCATCTTGAATTAAAGTTAATTTGCCCCCGTATTGGTTCCCTAATCTAGGCTCTAAGCGGGGCTCATTTTCTTTTTTCGTTGGAAATCCGAATAGAATTGAATGTATAAAGGCTTGGATTGTAGATTTCCCTGTCTCATTTTCACCATAAATTTCAGTGAACTGATCATTAAAATCAATCTTCCTTTGGATAAAACGTCCATATCCATATATTTCTATTGATTTAATCTTCACGTTATTCACCCCTCATATCAGATTTTAACAATGTTTCTGCTTGTTCAATTAAGGAACGACGATCAAAATCATTGAAATTATCTAAGTACTTAGATGCCTTTGGATTTAAATAGAGATCACTCATCGCTTGTTCAAACACTTGTTGATCATCTAACAATTCTGAAGAAAATTCACTTGCAAGTGACTTAGACTCTTCATCTTTGTATTTAAATGTTAAATCTTCTATAAATACAAAGTTGTGTTCATTTTCCTCATACTCACTAATCATTTGTTCAACTTGCATTAAATCTTGTGGTGGTATTTCATTATCCACTTTTAAAACAACTTTAAGTTTATATATAGATTTTCCATATTTACGTACTTTATCTTTAAAGTTTTGAATTTCTTCAAATAACCCTTGTTTCGTAGTTTGAGTAGTTTGAATTGTTGCTTCTTCAAAACGAATAAATTGTGTCGGTATAAATTGCGTACGTAATTTTAAATCATCACCTTCAACGAGTAAGCAGCCTTTTTCTCCTAATTCTTTGAAATGACGACCTTGAATGTTACCCGGATAATGTATTTGAGGCATTTCACTTAGTTGTTGACGTTCATGTATATGCCCTAAAGCCCAATAATGATATAGCTTTTCTTTCAAATCTTCTAACCTGAACTCAGTATAACGTTCATGCGTATTGGATTTACTATATGTACCATGTAACAGACCGATATGAATACCTTTCTCTCCTTGACTTGAAGGATATGCATCTACTTTATTTTCATAGCTCGCATCATTTTGATAACTGAAACCATGTAAGTATATTTCTTCGCCATTTTTCGTTATGGTTTGGTAAGTTTCCACATTTTCCGAAAATACTGAGACATTATTAGGCCACTGAGTTGCTACGCCTGTCGATAATGGATCATGATTACCGTGACAAACATAGACGAATATTTGCTCCTTAGCTAAACGCTCAAACTGAGACTTTAAGAATACTTCGGCTCTTAAAGTGCGATTTTCTTGATCAAACAAATCTCCTGATATTATTAGAAAATCAACTTCTTCATTTAACGCAGTATCTACAATTAACTTAAAACTTTCATATGTACTATTTTGAATATCTTCGAAAATAGACTGGCTTAGATAACTTCTGGACTTAAAAGGGCTATCCAGATGTAAATCAGCACAATGTATAAATTTAACCATACAGTACAGATCTCCTTTTTAAGGTTGATATCATATCAATTACAAATCTTGAGAGTAATAACTAGATGTTAATTATGATGATAAGGGCATAAAACTTTAGGGGATCAAGTGAATTATCTTTGAATTGTTGGGATTCTAAACCTACTTACCCCACCCTTATTGTTTCTATTCATTTTACCATAATCTAGATCATCCAGTCGATAAAACTTAAAGTGATATGAGCGATTCATTCACTTTGAACTGGTTAAATTTGAAAGTGGTACGATTTGATAAACTTGATCTAAGTAAAAATACAAAATACAAATAATATGTTTAAAATAACACTATTTATATTTCTTAAAAGATAATGGTATTGTTATATAAAAGAGGAGGAAGTATATGAAAATATCTTGGATTCTATGGTGGATTATAAGTGTGTTTTGGATAGTGGTTATTTTAAGTTTAACTATTTATTCATTGTTAAACGGCCTTACAATTAATAATCAATCAGATTTTTTTAAATTCTTTTGTTTACTCATAGGTTTATTTATATTTCCATTTATTATTCAACTTTTATGGTTAGTTATAAATATTTTGGTTAAAATTTTTAAATGATACAGATCATATTTTAATATTTACGTGTCCCAAGTATAATTGACCAAATATTTGAAGTAACCATTATAATAATATAAGTCATATTCATCTCATAAGACAGATAAAGGTCTATTCGAAAACAATTTTTCGAATAGACCTTATTAATGAATAATTAAATTTTTCTGGCTAATATTAAAAATTAGTCAGCGTAAATTTCATCTAATGGTTTAACAATGATTTGGTTAATCTCTTGGAATACTTGACTCATTTTTTGTTCAGCATTCATTAATTCAGAGATGTTAGAATCTTCTTCGATTTTTTGAGCTTGTTCTTGTGCTTTTTGTAGCTCTTCTTCGCCGATTTCTTCACCTTGCATTTGTTTTTGTTGGAAATTCAATTGAGTTTCACGGAATTCTTCAAATAAAGCTTTTGATTCTTCGTTTTCTTTTACTTTTGAATAAGCTTCTTGAATTGCTTTGTATTCGTCGCTTTCTCTTAAAGCTTGTTCTAGTTGATTTGCATGATCGTATAAATTTACTGCCATTCTGCTTCACTCCTTTTGTGTATATGTGTTTAAAACCACATCGTCATTACAATAACATAAATTATTTAGTTATACAAAAATAGCAATTACGCCTTGTAATAAACCAATAATTCCACCTAATAAGAAACCTAAAAACGTTATCAATTTTAGCTCTTTATTGGCGATACCAATAATTAATCTTTCAATATAATCAAGTTCAAAAGTATTGATTTGTTCCTCTATCATTTGTCTTAAGTTGATTTTCTTCATTATCGGTGTTAAATGTTCAGATGCGCGATCGATAATGATATTTGTAGCTTTCGAAACGACGCGTTGTTCTAGAAAATTAATAAACCCTAGCATCAATTTATTTAGAGGTTGTTGTGTTGTCTTATCAAGTTCTAAATACCCCATGATTAAATCAGTTGAAGATGCTTTAAATGATTCAAATTGAGTTTCACTTACCACTTCTTCTAGTTTTTTCGATTTTAATGTTTGATATTCATTATCTATAATTTGCTTTGCAATTTTTTTAGCTTTAGGGTGACTCGTTAAACGAATTAATTCATGTTGGATACGCTCTGCAATACTTTCTTTCGTCATAAACATTTGTAATAAACCTACAATACGACCCTTTTCCTGAAAAAAAGTATCTAGCATGGAAGAAATATCATGTGCACCTTTTTCTGATTTTAAATACACACGGGCACGATCAAATAATAAATCAGGCACCTGTTCTGATTTACTGTCTAACACCTTTTCTATTTCATTAGGTATGATAGATGCAATAGTTGCGGATCTATGGTTTTCATAAAATGAACTTAACTTACTTGAGATAAACGGGTGTAGATGTTGAGATGAAACTTGATCTAAATCAATATTCAGTTCTTCCGTTAAATAACTAATCGTCACATGATCTTGTTTCAATTTCGAAATTTGCTTTAATAATAAATCTTCAATAGCTTCTCTTGAAGATGGTGCATTTAATTTTGACTTTATCAATGATTCTGTAAGTAAATGTTCCTCTACAACTTGCCCAATTTTACTCGCAACTTCGTCTCGACGCTTAGGAATCAAACCCGGTGTAAAAGGGAGACGTTTGTTGAAAATATAATATGCTTTGTAAGGATGAAACAACATTCTAATGGCAATGACGTTAGTAACGCCACCAATAATTGCACCTATGATCATCATAAATACAACAAGTAATATCGCGGTCATAAAATGGTAACCCCTTTTTATTTTTTAATTGAATGTAAATATTTTAGTGCATTTCCATTGTTACATTGTATAACATTCAACAGTTCAATGTATAAAATTTGGCATTGTATTCGTCTTATTTATACATAAAACTATACAACTTTAAATAGCTGTTCAGTATACCTAAACTTAATTACATGTAAAAGCATTTTCAAATAAAAAAATCCAAGATGATAACGTAACATCACCTTGGAATTCCCTTAATTATAAAAAGATTTAATCTTTCAGTAACCTTCTAGCTAAAAAAGCTTTATAAACTAACTATTCTAATTCTAGCCAAATTAAACGTTAATAAAATAATGATTTCATTACGTTTTTAAAATGTGATTAAATCATTCAAATAAAGTTGCCTTACTATATGAAGTATTTACATAAATAATGATTCTTCTATCACAAGATTTCTAGAATTACACATGCATTAATTCTTCTTTAGAAATTCTGTTGAAATAAGTTTCTGCTTCTCTTAATTTTGAAGTACCGAAGATTGGTTGTGTTTCTTGGTTAAGTACTCTGAAGATATTACTTACTTTGTTACTTTGCAAAATATAGCCATTTCGTTTCTCTTCAGTATTCCAGTAAATATCACTCGTAGTTGAGTGGTTTGGGTATGCACAATGGTTACGAGAAATCGTTTGAACCATTTCTAAAGGATCACAACCAAATGTACTATTTAATACATCAGAATCTCTAAATAAAGCACAAATTGACACGCATGTTGTCCAGTTAGGTAATACTCTTTCTTTTTCAATTTGAACTAACGTCTTTTTAGATAGTCCAATTGTTTGGGCCATTGTATCTTGCGTATACCCCGCTTCGATACGGACCATTTTAAATTTTGTTTGAATTAAATCTGTAAAACTCTGTCTATCCATTTCTGTAATCTACCTTTCGTATAAAGAATATTTTATCCGGACACAAGAAATTGCAATAATACACGTTTCTTGAAACACAAATTACATCTTAATACATATTGAATTAAAATAAAAGAGTGAAATGCAATTTTTGTTGATTTTCAATCAATCACATAATTGTCTAAATAATCAATCTTATAGCCGAATTTTAAAACAATTGTTTACGTGCACGAATTAAGAAGTTTGTACAATCGTATTCATAAATTAATTATTATAAAAAGTACGTAGACCAATAACTTCTCAAATCACAAACTCTTATAATTATAACGCAAAATCACTCAAAACTACACATAAATTGAAAATTGACGTGAATTCGTCAAAAAATATTATTTTATTTTACATTATTCTGAAACTTCCTTATAATTTTAACTACTTTAGATGAAGGTTGTTAAATTTTTATGAAAGATAAATACATATTATTAGCAAGTTGCTCTGATAGAGTTGGTATCACTTCTCTTATCACAGAACTTATGGCTGAATATCAATCTAATATTTTACATTTAGATCATTTTACAGAATATGATAATAATGAAGATTCAAATGGAAAACTCTATTTACGTTTTGAATTTGAAAAGGCTCCAGGTCTTAAAGAAGCATTGTCATCAGCTTTATCAGATAATCAAATTGAATACAGTATATTTGATGGTAATGAAAAAACTAAAATAGCATTATTTGTTTCAAAAGAAGATCATGCATTTAATGAGGTATTGTTAAGAGTACAACGTGGAGAATTTCCAGCAGAAATTGTTTGTGTTGTAAGTAACCATACAAATAACAAACATTTTGCAGATGCATTTAATATCCCTTTTTATCATATACCAGTCAATAAAGATTCAAAATCTGCTGCCGAATCTAAAATGATAGAAATTTGTAAAGAACACAATGTGGATTTAATTGTATTAGCTAAATATATGCAAATTCTGTCAGATGACTTCGTCAGTCACTATCCAAACCAAATCATAAATATTCATCATTCATTTTTACCATCGTTTATCGGCGCAAATCCGTATAAACAAGCATGGGATCGAGGCGTTAAAATCGTTGGTGCTACAGGTCATTACGTAACTTCAGATTTAGATGAAGGACCAATTATCGATCAAGATGTAACTAGAATTAACCATCGTTACAATGTAAAAGCATTACGTAAAAAAGGACGACATGTTGAATCAAGAGTGCTCGCAAATGCAGTAGAACTACATGTTCAACATAAAGTTATTGTCACAGAAGGTAATAAAACAATTGTCTTTTAATCATCAATTAAAATAGATATTTTGTTTATACAAAATAAGCGAGGTCAAGACGTTAAAAATGGATTTTGAGTCTTATCGAATTATGTATAAAAACTCAAATCTACTTCGTCTTAACCTCGTATTTATTTAATCTTTTGAAACTTGAATGAACGAATTAATAATGTACATCTAATTCTACTTCATCGTAATTATCTAATGCGTTAGATAAATATAGATGGGTTCTCAAAGTAATCTTGTTCGGTTTATTCTTTAATGAGTCAGAGTCAAATTGTACTGAAAAATCTTTTTCCAAAGATTCATTGGGCGGAATGTCATAAACATCTTCAATTTCATACGTAGAAATGATGTTATCTAATTGATTAAAGTCACTTGTTTCATCAGTATTTTCTATCTTTTCAACTAATTCAATTTTAATTTTATGTATCGTTTCTTCCGTTTCACAACCTTCAATGAGAATTATTCCATCTAATCGTTCCCCTACTTGTATGTCTTTTTGCTTTACTTTAGTCTTAACGCTAACGTCGTTAACTCCAAAAGCGCTTAAAATATTTTCAAACATTATATCACCTCATAGTTCCGCTACCCCATTCAATTGACTTCAACCGTTATATTTAATATTAAACAACATATAATTTATCTTTAAAAATGATGTATCTCCATTTTATAGGTTTTCTTTTATAATTGATAGATCACTGTTATAATTTACTACTGACGAACATTATGAAAGGTTGTTTCCATGAAAAATAAATATTTATATTTTCTTTTACTATCCCCT comes from the Staphylococcus hsinchuensis genome and includes:
- a CDS encoding metallophosphoesterase family protein; this translates as MVKFIHCADLHLDSPFKSRSYLSQSIFEDIQNSTYESFKLIVDTALNEEVDFLIISGDLFDQENRTLRAEVFLKSQFERLAKEQIFVYVCHGNHDPLSTGVATQWPNNVSVFSENVETYQTITKNGEEIYLHGFSYQNDASYENKVDAYPSSQGEKGIHIGLLHGTYSKSNTHERYTEFRLEDLKEKLYHYWALGHIHERQQLSEMPQIHYPGNIQGRHFKELGEKGCLLVEGDDLKLRTQFIPTQFIRFEEATIQTTQTTKQGLFEEIQNFKDKVRKYGKSIYKLKVVLKVDNEIPPQDLMQVEQMISEYEENEHNFVFIEDLTFKYKDEESKSLASEFSSELLDDQQVFEQAMSDLYLNPKASKYLDNFNDFDRRSLIEQAETLLKSDMRGE
- a CDS encoding YlbF/YmcA family competence regulator — encoded protein: MAVNLYDHANQLEQALRESDEYKAIQEAYSKVKENEESKALFEEFRETQLNFQQKQMQGEEIGEEELQKAQEQAQKIEEDSNISELMNAEQKMSQVFQEINQIIVKPLDEIYAD
- a CDS encoding DUF445 domain-containing protein, whose amino-acid sequence is MTAILLVVFMMIIGAIIGGVTNVIAIRMLFHPYKAYYIFNKRLPFTPGLIPKRRDEVASKIGQVVEEHLLTESLIKSKLNAPSSREAIEDLLLKQISKLKQDHVTISYLTEELNIDLDQVSSQHLHPFISSKLSSFYENHRSATIASIIPNEIEKVLDSKSEQVPDLLFDRARVYLKSEKGAHDISSMLDTFFQEKGRIVGLLQMFMTKESIAERIQHELIRLTSHPKAKKIAKQIIDNEYQTLKSKKLEEVVSETQFESFKASSTDLIMGYLELDKTTQQPLNKLMLGFINFLEQRVVSKATNIIIDRASEHLTPIMKKINLRQMIEEQINTFELDYIERLIIGIANKELKLITFLGFLLGGIIGLLQGVIAIFV
- the xdrA gene encoding XRE family transcriptional regulator XdrA; this translates as MDRQSFTDLIQTKFKMVRIEAGYTQDTMAQTIGLSKKTLVQIEKERVLPNWTTCVSICALFRDSDVLNSTFGCDPLEMVQTISRNHCAYPNHSTTSDIYWNTEEKRNGYILQSNKVSNIFRVLNQETQPIFGTSKLREAETYFNRISKEELMHV
- the purU gene encoding formyltetrahydrofolate deformylase, producing the protein MKDKYILLASCSDRVGITSLITELMAEYQSNILHLDHFTEYDNNEDSNGKLYLRFEFEKAPGLKEALSSALSDNQIEYSIFDGNEKTKIALFVSKEDHAFNEVLLRVQRGEFPAEIVCVVSNHTNNKHFADAFNIPFYHIPVNKDSKSAAESKMIEICKEHNVDLIVLAKYMQILSDDFVSHYPNQIINIHHSFLPSFIGANPYKQAWDRGVKIVGATGHYVTSDLDEGPIIDQDVTRINHRYNVKALRKKGRHVESRVLANAVELHVQHKVIVTEGNKTIVF
- a CDS encoding sporulation protein, whose amino-acid sequence is MFENILSAFGVNDVSVKTKVKQKDIQVGERLDGIILIEGCETEETIHKIKIELVEKIENTDETSDFNQLDNIISTYEIEDVYDIPPNESLEKDFSVQFDSDSLKNKPNKITLRTHLYLSNALDNYDEVELDVHY